A portion of the uncultured Draconibacterium sp. genome contains these proteins:
- a CDS encoding DoxX family protein has protein sequence MKKLQTVRFSVLIPLSSYLYVLLFVYSGFSKLLDYETFTVQLAQSPLLSAYAGIIGPAVIVIELVLSLLLVQKNSRLMGLYGSFFLMIAFTVYIYLILNYSDFIPCSCGGFIEKMNWTQHLIFNIAFALLALLAIVFSEKEKLTKKRIVLLKLLFPSLLAVGVVVGLFLSSEHIIKKENNFIRRFGLHPIRDEKAFDLGVNSYYFAGIAEGKIYLGNITAPLVLTTIDTALTRMETLKIELDDDKHPFRFIQVEVKPPHFYLFDGTVPVIYRGQLGDSLAYTISADDCYFSQLQVIDSVRFAFRAQSSQTKSWVLGTLNLQDSPRIQLNHSLLKKQVDGIFDTDGQLLWDDAGKELIYIYSYRNQYLVIDQKLNLLRELNTIDTTFRAKVQVRLLSNGQHKMNSVPMLVNKRSVVHGKLLFNVSMLRGKFESREQWKQAVVVDMYKTSVQGYLGSFYVYNRGEERMSRLFATDKYLFILSGNEIVRYSFAQAVTLNYQMGEAENHEESRQ, from the coding sequence ATGAAAAAGCTCCAGACAGTACGTTTCTCAGTTCTTATTCCTTTAAGCTCGTATCTGTACGTCCTGCTCTTTGTGTATTCAGGATTCAGTAAATTGCTGGACTATGAGACGTTTACTGTGCAGCTTGCTCAGTCTCCGTTACTCAGTGCCTATGCCGGTATAATTGGCCCTGCTGTAATAGTAATAGAACTGGTATTGTCTCTCTTGTTGGTTCAAAAGAACTCCCGACTTATGGGCCTGTACGGCTCTTTTTTTCTAATGATTGCCTTCACGGTCTATATCTACCTGATTCTGAATTACAGTGATTTTATTCCCTGTTCCTGTGGAGGATTCATTGAGAAAATGAACTGGACCCAACATCTGATTTTTAATATAGCCTTTGCGTTATTGGCACTTCTTGCAATTGTATTTTCAGAAAAAGAGAAGCTTACTAAAAAACGAATTGTGCTTCTAAAACTGTTATTTCCGTCATTGCTTGCGGTTGGAGTTGTAGTGGGGCTTTTTTTATCATCTGAGCATATCATAAAAAAGGAAAACAATTTTATTCGCCGGTTTGGTCTGCACCCGATCCGTGATGAAAAGGCATTTGATCTGGGGGTAAACTCCTACTATTTTGCCGGCATAGCCGAAGGGAAAATTTACCTGGGAAATATAACCGCACCTTTAGTGCTTACCACCATAGATACTGCTCTTACAAGAATGGAGACCTTAAAAATAGAACTGGATGATGATAAGCACCCATTTCGTTTCATTCAGGTAGAGGTTAAGCCTCCTCATTTCTATCTTTTTGATGGTACTGTTCCGGTAATCTATCGGGGACAACTGGGCGATTCGCTGGCTTATACCATCAGTGCTGATGATTGTTATTTTTCACAGCTACAGGTAATTGATTCTGTTCGGTTTGCCTTTCGGGCGCAAAGCAGCCAGACAAAATCGTGGGTGCTTGGCACGCTGAATCTCCAGGATAGTCCCAGAATACAACTCAATCATAGCTTACTCAAAAAGCAGGTTGACGGGATATTCGACACCGACGGACAATTGCTTTGGGATGATGCGGGTAAGGAACTCATCTATATTTATTCCTATCGTAATCAGTACCTGGTGATAGACCAGAAATTAAATCTGCTGCGGGAGTTAAACACGATTGATACAACATTTAGGGCAAAGGTGCAGGTGCGTTTGCTTTCCAACGGACAACACAAAATGAATTCGGTGCCAATGCTTGTCAATAAGAGATCCGTGGTTCATGGGAAATTGCTGTTTAATGTTTCTATGCTCAGGGGAAAATTTGAATCCAGAGAGCAGTGGAAACAAGCAGTGGTTGTCGATATGTACAAAACAAGTGTTCAGGGATACCTGGGCAGCTTTTATGTCTATAACAGGGGAGAAGAAAGAATGTCCCGGCTATTTGCAACGGACAAATACTTATTCATTTTGTCCGGCAATGAAATAGTGCGTTACAGTTTTGCGCAGGCTGTGACACTCAATTATCAAATGGGGGAAGCCGAAAACCATGAAGAGAGTAGGCAGTAA
- a CDS encoding UpxY family transcription antiterminator, with protein sequence MTNKIINKEGHRSFVKRAWHVFYLRSRNERIATQILASHGYEVFCPSIPKTKLWKNRQRKKIWDPLFPNYLFVFTYHHEIYTIRRISQVVNFVSFAGKPSTITEKEVDGIRKMLEMGNVITVENQFSGGEHVRIVSGPLKGHEGILVKRRNKSRFGIHLKAISHSVFIDICQSDLEKL encoded by the coding sequence ATGACAAACAAAATTATTAATAAGGAAGGACATCGTTCTTTTGTGAAAAGAGCCTGGCATGTTTTTTATCTTCGCTCACGCAATGAAAGAATTGCGACACAGATACTCGCTAGTCATGGATATGAAGTTTTCTGTCCTTCAATTCCCAAAACAAAACTGTGGAAAAACAGACAACGAAAAAAGATCTGGGACCCACTATTCCCCAATTATTTATTTGTATTTACTTATCACCATGAAATATATACCATTCGAAGAATATCTCAGGTGGTAAACTTCGTTTCTTTTGCCGGTAAACCATCCACAATAACAGAAAAGGAGGTAGATGGAATACGGAAAATGCTGGAAATGGGGAATGTGATTACAGTAGAAAATCAATTCTCCGGTGGAGAACATGTACGTATTGTTTCCGGTCCGTTAAAAGGACATGAAGGAATTCTGGTAAAACGACGTAATAAAAGCCGGTTTGGTATTCACCTGAAAGCGATCAGTCACTCCGTATTTATCGACATATGCCAGTCAGATCTTGAAAAACTTTGA
- a CDS encoding TetR/AcrR family transcriptional regulator gives MTTKERITEEAFKLFLNNNYEKVSISDIEAAVGKTRGAIFYFFKNKEEIFNEVIETYMIKTQDPSVKFEFDDNTSLEQFIKLYISGINTTMSKMLSISVVNIYKQYFSLYLQASKIYPNFSEIMTRNSIEEINLWEKVISGAIKNKEIKAVDTKHYATLFRSCFLGLAFDRCLLYGLNTEELFTLYQTIYQQIKLKS, from the coding sequence ATGACAACTAAAGAACGAATCACTGAAGAGGCTTTTAAATTATTTCTGAATAACAATTATGAAAAAGTAAGTATTTCCGACATAGAGGCAGCGGTTGGTAAAACAAGAGGGGCAATATTCTATTTTTTTAAGAATAAAGAAGAAATATTTAACGAGGTGATAGAGACCTACATGATCAAAACACAAGATCCTTCGGTGAAATTCGAATTCGACGACAACACCTCTCTTGAGCAGTTTATAAAGTTATATATCAGCGGAATAAACACTACCATGTCCAAAATGTTATCCATCTCTGTTGTCAATATTTACAAGCAGTATTTTTCCCTATACCTCCAGGCGTCTAAAATTTATCCCAACTTTTCCGAGATCATGACACGTAACTCAATTGAGGAGATAAACCTGTGGGAAAAAGTGATATCCGGGGCAATAAAGAATAAAGAAATAAAAGCTGTAGATACCAAGCATTATGCAACACTTTTTCGAAGTTGTTTTCTGGGGCTTGCATTCGACAGATGCCTTTTGTACGGGCTAAATACAGAGGAATTGTTCACACTTTATCAAACCATTTACCAGCAAATAAAATTAAAATCCTAA
- a CDS encoding beta-ketoacyl-ACP synthase III: MNKNVYISSISKFLPNSPVENEDMEQYLGLINSKPSRVRRIVLKQNGIKSRYYALDKKQKITHTNAELAFRSIQKLFPDEKIPEDIDVLACATGNPDQLLPSHASMVHGLMKNKPMELYSASGVCLTCLQAFKTAYLSVLSGVSSKAICSTSELASPTLLSKNYEEEYEHCSQVGKDPYMAFEKDFLRFMLSDGASSVLLSDKKSENGISFKVEWVEMTSYANELPTCMFMGAELREDGELTSWKEFESRELINRSVLTVKQDIRLLKPNIIRYWVDHLEYCLEKYDLNPADVDYVIPHVSSMFFYGKLAEGIEARGLDLGTNKWFTNLTEIGNIASASIFAALDDLCKTEMLKVDDKVLLLVPESGRFSYGTVLLTVK; this comes from the coding sequence ATGAATAAAAATGTTTACATCTCATCCATCAGCAAATTTTTGCCCAATTCACCCGTCGAAAACGAAGATATGGAACAATATCTTGGTTTGATCAATTCAAAACCGTCAAGAGTAAGGCGTATAGTATTAAAACAAAACGGAATAAAATCCAGGTACTATGCTTTGGATAAAAAGCAAAAAATTACCCATACCAATGCAGAGCTGGCATTCCGTTCCATACAGAAATTATTCCCGGATGAAAAAATTCCGGAAGATATTGATGTATTGGCATGTGCCACAGGTAATCCTGATCAGTTATTGCCTTCCCATGCATCAATGGTTCACGGACTAATGAAAAACAAACCTATGGAACTGTATTCCGCTTCGGGAGTATGCCTTACCTGCTTGCAAGCTTTTAAGACGGCTTACCTATCTGTTTTGTCCGGTGTTTCATCAAAAGCAATTTGTTCTACTTCAGAACTCGCCTCTCCTACGCTTCTATCAAAAAACTACGAAGAAGAGTATGAGCATTGCTCGCAAGTGGGAAAAGATCCATATATGGCTTTTGAGAAGGATTTTCTGCGCTTTATGCTGAGTGATGGCGCCAGCTCGGTATTACTCTCTGATAAAAAGAGCGAGAATGGAATCTCATTTAAAGTTGAATGGGTGGAAATGACCTCATATGCCAATGAGCTGCCCACCTGCATGTTTATGGGAGCTGAACTTCGTGAAGATGGTGAACTCACCAGCTGGAAAGAATTTGAAAGCCGGGAGCTTATCAACCGTTCAGTACTAACCGTCAAGCAGGATATTCGTTTGCTAAAACCAAACATTATCCGTTATTGGGTTGACCACCTGGAATATTGTCTTGAAAAGTACGATCTAAATCCAGCAGATGTTGACTATGTGATCCCTCATGTCTCATCTATGTTCTTTTACGGAAAGCTTGCTGAGGGGATCGAAGCAAGAGGTTTAGACCTTGGGACGAACAAGTGGTTCACCAATCTTACTGAAATTGGAAATATAGCTTCTGCTTCAATTTTTGCTGCGCTGGATGATTTATGCAAAACAGAGATGTTAAAAGTAGATGATAAGGTTTTACTACTAGTACCTGAAAGTGGACGTTTTTCTTATGGAACGGTTTTATTGACCGTAAAATAA